The sequence CCAGCACCTTGACCGGGCCGTCCCGCTCCGGCCCCGTGATCTGCCGCGTCGCCTCGACGCCGTCCATCCGGGGCATGCGGATGTCCATGAGCACCACGTCCGGCTGGAGTGCCCGCACCTGGTCGAGCGCCTGCACCCCGTCCCCGGCCTCGCCCACCACCGCCACATCGGGCTCGGCCTCCAGGATCATCCGGAAGCCGGTGCGCAGCAGCGGCTGGTCGTCCACCAGGAGGACACGGATCGCCACGGGAAGTCTCCTTCGTTAGCCCCGGGCCATTGTGCCCTGCGGCCGGAAGCGGTACGGGGCCGGTACGGGATCAGGCCCCGGCGCCCGGCGCGGGCGCCTCCCCGGCCGCGCGGACCGGCAGCGGGTACGGCGGGGGAGTGCCGCCGAACTCCGGGCACACCGCGCGGTGGTCGCACCAGCCGCACAGCTTCGAGGGGCGCGGACGCCAGTCCCCGCTCGCCGTCGCCTCCTCGATCGCCTGCCACAGCGCGTGCAGCTTCCGCTCGACGCGCTCCAGGTCCCCGGGGACCGGGTCGTACGTGAGCACGTCGCCGCTGCCGAGGTAGACGAGCTGGAGCCGCCGCGGCACGACGCCCTTCAGGCGCCACACCACGAGCGCGTAGAACTTCATCTGGAAGAGCGCGCCCTCCGCGTACTGCGGGCGCGGTGCCTTGCCTGTCTTGTAGTCGACGATGCGGACGTCCCCGGTCCCCGGCGCGATGTCGACGCGGTCGATGATCCCGCGCAGGCGCAGGCCGGAGTCGAGCGAGGTCTCCACGAACATCTCGCGCTCGGCGGGCTCCAGGCGGGTGGGGTCCTCCAGCGTGAACCACCGCTCGACGAGCCGCTCGGCCGAGGCGAGCCAGCGCGCGAGCCGCTCCCCGGCCGTGCCCTCCGCGCCGTCCCCGTCCCCGTCCGCCGCGGCCACCGCGGTGAACAACGCGTCGAGTTCAGGGCGCGCCGCGCGCAGCTTCTCCCACTGCCCCGGGAGCAGGGCCGTGGCCCGCTCCGCCGTGCGCTCGGCGGCCGGGGCGTCGAAGAGCCGCTCCAGGACCGCGTGCACGAGCGTGCCCCGCGTCGCCGCCTCGCTCGGCTTCTCGGGCAGCCGGTCGATGACACGGAAGCGGTAGAGCAGCGGGCACTGCATGAAGTCGCTCGCGCGCGAGGGCGAGAGCGAGGAAGGGGGAGCGGGCGGCCTCGGCGCCGGTACGGGCACGGCCGCCGGTGGTACGGAAACGGGGGCCCCCGTCGCCACGGAACCAGGGGCCTCCGCCGGTACGGAAACGGGCGCCGCCGAACCGGGCGACACGCCCTCCTCCGCCGGGACCGCCCCCGTGACCCCGCTCCCGCCGTCGCCCGTCCCCCGGGCCTCCGGCACCGACGCCTGAACCGCGCTGCTCTCCATGACCCCCGACCCTACGGCCCCGTACCGACATCCCGCCGCATACCATCGACCCAGCCAAGGCACCGACGAGGGGAACGTTTCACCGTGGACGAACGCGGCGAGAACGGGCAAGCGCCCACCGGGGGTCCCGGCGGTCGCCCGCCCGCCCCGCACGGGCCGCCCCGCAAACGTCCCGCGCGCGAGCCGGGGGAACCGGGCAACGGCTTCCTCGTGGGGCGCCCCTTCGGCGTACCGGTGTACGTCGCGCCGAGCTGGTTCCTCGTCGCCGCGCTCATCACCTGGGTCTTCGGCGGCCAGCTCGACCGCGTCCTGCCCGAACTCGGCGCCGTCCGCTACCTCGTCTCGCTCTTCTTCGCCCTCGCGTTCTACGCCTCCGTCCTCGTCCACGAACTCGCCCACACCGTCGCTGCCCTCCGCTTCGGCCTGCCCGTGCGCCGCATCCAGCTCCAGTTCTTCGGCGGCGTCTCGGAGATCGAGAAGGAGAGCGAACGCCCCGGACGCGAATTCGTCCTCGCCTTCGTCGGCCCGCTCCTCTCCCTCGTCCTCGCCGCCGTCTTCTACGGCCTCCTGTACGCGGTCGAGCCGGGCACCGTCCCCGGCGTGCTCGTCGCCGGGCTGATGATCTCCAACCTCATCGTCGCCGTCTTCAACCTGCTCCCCGGGCTGCCGCTCGACGGCGGCCGGATGCTGCGCGCGGTCGTCTGGAAGTGCACGGGCAGCGCGATGAAGGGCAGCGTCGCCGCCGCCTGGGCCGGGCGCGGACTCGCCGTCGCCGTCCTGATCGGGCTCCCGCTGCTCACCCAGTCGGACCTCCTCGGCGACGCCCCCGAGACCGTGAGCGCCACCGACACCGTCTTCGACGCGCTGCTCGCCGCGATCCTCGCCGCCATCATCTGGACCGGCGCGGGCAACGGCCTGCGCATGGCCCGGCTCCGCGAGCACCTGCCCGCGCTGCGCGTGCGCACCCTCACCCGCCGCGCCATCCCCGTCGAGGGCACGACCCCGCTCTCCGAGGCGCTGCGCCGCGCCAACGAGGCGGGCGCCCGCGCGCTCGTCGTCGTCGACGGGTACGGCACACCGCAGGCCCTCGTCCGCGAGAGCGGCATCGTCGCCGTGCCCGAGCACCGCCGCCCCTGGGTCGCCGTCTCGACCCTCGCCCAGGACCTCACCGACGACCTGCGCGTCTCCGCCGAACTCGGCGGCGAGGAACTGCTGGAGCGGCTGCGCGCCCACCCGGCCAGCGAGTACCTCGTCGTCGAGGAGACCGGCGAGATCTACGGGGTCCTCTCCGCCGCCGACGTCGACCGCGCCTTCGTACGGGCCATGGCGCGGCCCTGAGCCCCCGAAGGGGCCGG comes from Streptomyces sp. Tu6071 and encodes:
- a CDS encoding RecB family exonuclease, yielding MATGAPVSVPPAAVPVPAPRPPAPPSSLSPSRASDFMQCPLLYRFRVIDRLPEKPSEAATRGTLVHAVLERLFDAPAAERTAERATALLPGQWEKLRAARPELDALFTAVAAADGDGDGAEGTAGERLARWLASAERLVERWFTLEDPTRLEPAEREMFVETSLDSGLRLRGIIDRVDIAPGTGDVRIVDYKTGKAPRPQYAEGALFQMKFYALVVWRLKGVVPRRLQLVYLGSGDVLTYDPVPGDLERVERKLHALWQAIEEATASGDWRPRPSKLCGWCDHRAVCPEFGGTPPPYPLPVRAAGEAPAPGAGA
- a CDS encoding site-2 protease family protein — encoded protein: MDERGENGQAPTGGPGGRPPAPHGPPRKRPAREPGEPGNGFLVGRPFGVPVYVAPSWFLVAALITWVFGGQLDRVLPELGAVRYLVSLFFALAFYASVLVHELAHTVAALRFGLPVRRIQLQFFGGVSEIEKESERPGREFVLAFVGPLLSLVLAAVFYGLLYAVEPGTVPGVLVAGLMISNLIVAVFNLLPGLPLDGGRMLRAVVWKCTGSAMKGSVAAAWAGRGLAVAVLIGLPLLTQSDLLGDAPETVSATDTVFDALLAAILAAIIWTGAGNGLRMARLREHLPALRVRTLTRRAIPVEGTTPLSEALRRANEAGARALVVVDGYGTPQALVRESGIVAVPEHRRPWVAVSTLAQDLTDDLRVSAELGGEELLERLRAHPASEYLVVEETGEIYGVLSAADVDRAFVRAMARP